In Helianthus annuus cultivar XRQ/B chromosome 8, HanXRQr2.0-SUNRISE, whole genome shotgun sequence, a single genomic region encodes these proteins:
- the LOC110870151 gene encoding trigger factor-like, giving the protein MVEKKKLEKRVKAVEAENSSLLKRVEVDQADIDILKVRIAELEEEKARRDDQNEYFKLKNKELEANNAMKEHEMYMMNKVLENLIGKPVEQRFEEIELEEVRARRKVAIEAEMKNKGKGVPIEGVAEVSERAIVVSEPEKVPEKSILDPCLISSVSGVFDDDVEDEEEEEDDDDILKDGAEDVFSASGDGDDDGNDDDDQGATGIKVTEASQEEKIDEFLQDDANKESENAKGKGEHDDTENVDESDNHVTRLILRLEHGVEEGEILHTYMLAEIIKITHVDENEFKFDFEEELNKFDINQQPEYQYKYVEDADNYDRVEVEDWSDEEHSESVHVDTSNFPTLAEFFSQANEDELRRKVAESVKNKSFSEMSKDEQREERKKWFRKDSERKFKRPL; this is encoded by the coding sequence ATGGTTGAGAAAAAGAAGTTAGAAAAGCGTGTAAAGGCTGTTGAAGCTGAAAACTCATCTTTGTTGAAAAGAGTTGAAGTTGATCAAGCTGATATTGATATACTTAAAGTTCGAATAGCAGAGTTAGAAGAAGAAAAAGCTCGAAGAGATGATCAAAATGAATACTTCAagctgaagaacaaagaattGGAAGCAAACAACGCTATGAAAGAGCATGAAATGTATATGATGAATAAAGTATTGGAGAATTTAATCGGAAAGCCTGTTGAACAAAGATTTGAAGAGATCGAGCTTGAAGAAGTCAGAGCTAGACGTAAGGTTGCGATTGAAGCTGAAATGAAAAACAAAGGCAAAGGTGTTCCAATTGAAGGTGTTGCTGAAGTAAGTGAAAGAGCAATTGTAGTATCTGAGCCGGAAAAAGTTCCTGAAAAGTCTATTCTTGATCCTTGTCTGATATCGTCAGTTTCTGGTGTGTTTGATGATGatgtagaagatgaagaagaagaagaagatgatgatgatattctGAAAGATGGTGCAGAAGATGTTTTTTCTGCTTCAggtgatggtgatgatgacgGCAATGATGACGATGATCAAGGTGCTACAGGCATAAAAGTCACCGAAGCGTCTCAGGAAGAAAAGATTGATGAATTTCTTCAGGATGATGCTAATAAAGAATCTGAGAATGCAAAAGGTAAGGGGGAGCATGATGATACAGAGAATGTTGATGAAAGTGATAATCATGTTACAAGATTGATTTTGCGTCTTGAACACGGTGTAGAGGAAGGTGAAATTCTGCACACTTACATGTTAGCCGAGATCATCAAGATAACGCATGTTGATGAAAATGaattcaagtttgattttgaagaagagTTGAATAAGTTCGACATCAATCAGCAGCCTGAATACCAGTACAAATACGTAGAAGATGCTGATAACTATGACAGAGTTGAAGTTGAAGACTGGAGTGATGAAGAACATTCTGAAAGTGTTCATGTTGATACTTCTAACTTTCCGACACTTGCTGAATTTTTCAGTCAAGCGAATGAAGACGAGTTAAGAAGGAAAGTTGCTGAGAGTGTAAAGAATAAAAGCTTTAGTGAAATGTCAAAGGATGAACAGcgagaagaaagaaagaaatggttcaGAAAAGATTCTGAACGAAAGTTCAAAAGACCTCTGTAG